A genomic segment from Nicotiana sylvestris chromosome 1, ASM39365v2, whole genome shotgun sequence encodes:
- the LOC104211670 gene encoding uncharacterized protein, with protein MGRDKPSIVLALYTNKEGWKRKVQANFLKLEKGLQFLNLMEESKFAQNNAQYVIIVNMLGRSSQFVHAGKYISEVVKFKDLDLLDVGLNMEPLKGLAKVGIRIVINFVQCYSSFEADLVVYLKFANLLFDLGIHDIPITCVINLNMFTNTNSSVFSSYDPIATLWGDWVYNEGKSASCVGFILAMCKDAGMFGQVVVTQHFDLCPYDPGILVLRPNAYNPICRKRVVANFLFGGGCTNAGVMSQYFKLVVVALLVTLRYGIRYKVEDPFDWVELISFQDTNIGADSPIFTSLLLMAAGHSHRHVLTTQNSCADIALYCYNFCYARTLRRMFFLKLEVLL; from the coding sequence atgggtcgtgacaaacctAGTATTGTCTTGGCTTTATATACTAATAAAGAAGGATGGAAGAGAAAAGTTCAAGCAAATTTTTTAAAACTTGAGAAAGGACTGCAGTTTCTCAACTTAATGGAAGAGTCTAAGTTTGCACAGAACAATGCACAATATGTCATCATTGTAAATATGCTTGGTCGATCAAGCCAATTTGTTCATGCTGGAAAGTATATATCTGAAGTTGTAAAATTCAAGGACTTGGACTTACTGGATGTTGGGCTTAACATGGAGCCACTTAAAGGACTTGCCAAGGTGGGGATCCGTATCGTCATAAATTTTGTGCAATGTTATTCCTCTTTTGAAGCAGATTTAGTTGTTTATCTCAAGTTTGCAAATCTTCTCTTTGATCTGGGTATACATGATATCCCGATAACCTGTGTTATCAACCTGAATATGTTTACCAACACCAATAGTAGTGTTTTTTCTTCTTATGATCCAATAGCTACACTATGGGGTGATTGGGTTTATAATGAGGGGAAGTCGGCATCATGTGTTGGCTTTATTCTTGCAATGTGTAAAGATGCAGGAATGTTTGGGCAGGTTGTTGTGACCCAACATTTCGACCTTTGCCCCTATGATCCAGGAATCCTTGTTCTGCGACCTAATGCCTACAATCCTATATGTAGGAAGAGAGTTGTTGCCAATtttctgtttggtggtggttgcACTAATGCAGGAGTAATGAGCCAATACTTTAAGcttgttgttgttgctcttttGGTTACCCTAAGGTATGGCATAAGGTATAAGGTTGAGGATCCCTTTGATTGGGTGGAGTTGATTTCATTTCAGGACACCAACATTGGTGCAGATTCACCTATATTTACATCGCTCTTATTGATGGCAGCTGGTCATTCTCATCGCCATGTTCTTACCACTCAAAATAGTTGCGCAGATATTGCTCTATATTGCTACAATTTCTGCTACGCCCGAACCTTGAGGAGAATGTTCTTTTTGAAGCTGGAGGTATTGTTGTGA
- the LOC104211671 gene encoding ABC transporter I family member 20, translating into MAVKEDRKPSVEINKLKFTYPGIDGHPPPGSTPLIEDFSLTLYPGDRCLLVGSNGAGKTTILKILGGKHMVEPDMVRVLGRSAFHDTALTASGDLSYLGGEWRREVAFAGFEVPIQMDISAEKMIFGVPGTDPQRRDELIKVLGIDLSWRMHKASDGQRRRVQICMGLLKPFKVLLLDEITVDLDVLARADLLKFLSKECEERGATIIYATHIFDGLENWPSHMLYVAHGKLQLAMPMDKVKEISNMSLMRTVESWLRKERDEKRKRRKERKAKGLPEYGKQVEGSRVVGDPARAAARPLNNGWAGGRLNSTIAGEENFVLSSNRVLR; encoded by the exons ATGGCTGTAAAGGAAGACAGGAAGCCATCAGTTGAGATCAACAAGCTCAAATTCACCTACCCTGGTATCGATGGCCATCCGCCCCCTGGATCTACACCCTTAATCGAAGATTTCTCACTTACCCTCTATCCTGGTGACCGATGCCTTCTTGTTGGATCCAATGGCGCAG GAAAGACTACAATTCTGAAGATATTGGGAGGAAAGCACATGGTAGAACCAGACATGGTCAGAGTGCTTGGAAGATCTGCATTTCATGACACTGCTTTAACTGCTTCTGGAGACCTCAGCTATCTTGGTGGAGAG TGGAGGAGAGAAGTTGCATTTGCTGGATTTGAGGTGCCTATTCAAATGGATATTTCTGCGGAGAAAATGATTtttggggttccaggaactgacCCACAAAGACGAGATGAATTAATTAAG GTTCTAGGTATTGATCTATCCTGGAGAATGCATAAAGCATCTGATGGGCAAAGAAGAAGAGTGCAGATCTGTATGGGTCTCCTGAAACCATTCAAG GTTCTTCTTCTTGATGAGATTACAGTTGACCTAGATGTTCTTGCGAGGGCTGATCTTTTGAAATTTCTGAGCAAAGAATGTGAAGAGCGAGGCGCTACTATAATttatgcaacacatatttttgatGGTCTTGAGAATTGGCCTTCTCATATG CTATATGTGGCTCATGGGAAGTTGCAATTAGCAATGCCAATGGACAAGGTGAAGGAGATCAGCAATATGTCATTAATG AGGACAGTAGAGAGTTGGCTGAGGAAAGAAAGAGATGAGAAGaggaaaagaaggaaagagagaAAGGCGAAGGGCCTTCCAGAGTATGGAAAACAAGTTGAGGGCAGTCGAGTGGTTGGGGATCCAGCTCGTGCTGCTGCTCGTCCATTAAACAACGGTTGGGCTGGTGGAAGGCTAAATTCTACTATTGCTGGTGAAGAAAATTTTGTCTTAAGCTCGAACCGTGTTCTAAGATAA
- the LOC104211672 gene encoding uncharacterized protein: MAAIYSLYIINKSGGLIFYKDYGSAGRMDTNDSLRLASLWHSMHAISQQLSPVNGCAGIELLQADNFDLHCFQSLTGTKFFVVCEPGSLHMESLLKYIYELYTDYVLKNPFYEMEMPIRCELFDINLSQAVQKDRVALLGR; the protein is encoded by the exons ATGGCAGCTATTTACAGCCTTTACATCATCAATAAATCTGGAGGGCTTATTTTCTACAAG GATTATGGTTCTGCTGGCAGAATGGACACAAATGATAGTTTGAGATTGGCTAGTCTTTGGCATTCTATGCACGCTATCTCTCAGCAGTTGTCCCCAGTTAATGGTTGCGCCGGTATCGAACTCCTTCAAGCTGATAACTTTGACCTCCATTGCTTCCAATCTCTTACTG GAACAAAATTTTTTGTGGTTTGCGAACCTGGAAGTCTGCATATGGAATCTCTGTTGAAGTATATCTACGAATTATACACTGATTACGTCTTGAAGAATCCTTTCTATGAAATGGAAATGCCAATACGGTGTGAGCTCTTCGACATAAATTTGTCACAGGCAGTTCAGAAAGATCGTGTTGCCTTACTGGGGAGATGA
- the LOC104211673 gene encoding galactinol synthase 1-like has product MAPELLTGTKRRSFAYVTFLAGNGDYVKGVVGLAKGLIKAKSMYPLVVAILPDVPEEHRLLLRSHGCIVREIEPLSPSLKSSDNKYARSYYVLNYSKLCIWQFVEFSKMVYLDGDMQVFENVDHLFNLPDNHFYAVADCICEMYGQSCPEVLPWPKELGSRPPIYFNAGMFVFQPNLSIYADLLNTLKLTPPTQFAEQDFLNMFFKDKYKPISYVYNLLLAMLWRHPEKIELNKAKAVHYCSPGAKPWKYTGKEENMDREDIKMLVKKWWDIYNDQTLDHKQGCIHIAGVEGEVESNRLMAAAFSDANISTLYVTSPSAA; this is encoded by the exons ATGGCTCCTGAACTTTTGACTGGTACAAAAAGAAGGAGCTTTGCTTATGTGACTTTCTTGGCTGGTAATGGTGACTATGTGAAAGGGGTGGTGGGTTTGGCAAAGGGGTTGATAAAAGCTAAATCTATGTATCCGTTGGTGGTGGCGATTTTGCCGGATGTGCCGGAGGAACACCGGCTGCTACTAAGGAGCCATGGTTGCATAGTGAGGGAGATTGAGCCACTTTCTCCTTCATTAAAATCATCGGATAATAAGTATGCTAGATCTTATTACGTTCTCAACTACTCCAAACTTTGTATTTGGCAG TTTGTGGAGTTCAGTAAGATGGTATACTTGGACGGAGACATGCAAGTTTTTGAGAACGTAGACCATCTTTTCAACTTACCTGACAACCATTTCTATGCCGTGGCCGACTGCATATGTGAGATGTATGGGCAGTCATGCCCCGAGGTTCTACCTTGGCCTAAAGAGTTGGGGTCAAGGCCACCTATCTACTTCAACGCAGGCATGTTTGTCTTTCAGCCCAATCTCTCCATCTATGCTGATCTCTTGAACACTCTCAAACTTACCCCTCCCACCCAATTTGCCGAGCAG gattttctGAACATGTTCTTCAAAGACAAGTACAAGCCAATTTCTTATGTATACAATTTGTTGCTGGCAATGCTATGGCGCCATCCGGAGAAAATCGAGCTCAACAAAGCGAAAGCAGTTCATTACTGTTCTCCAGGGGCTAAGCCGTGGAAATACACTGGAAAGGAAGAAAATATGGATCGGGAAGATATCAAAATGCTAGTCAAGAAATGGTGGGATATTTATAATGACCAGACATTGGATCATAAGCAGGGTTGTATTCATATTGCTGGAGTTGAGGGTGAAGTTGAATCAAACAGATTAATGGCAGCTGCTTTTTCTGATGCAAACATCAGTACCTTATATGTAACTAGCCCATCTGCTGCTTAG